A part of Planococcus sp. MB-3u-03 genomic DNA contains:
- a CDS encoding DUF1538 domain-containing protein, translating to MNLHIFQGFGEVLIEVSMALLPLVVFFSVFQLFMLKLPKERVLQTGLGFILTFFGLAFFLQGVHIGFMPFGELMGAELGDWQYRWAIIPIGFVLGFVATFAEPAVRIMNEEVDRETGGYISSQTMLYTLSTGVGLSIALSMLRILTGWSIWYFILPGYILALILIFFSTRTFIAIAFDSGGVATGPMTVTFIVSVAVGIASVTEGRDPLVDGFGMIALVALTPIIAVLVVGLLFNRKAVNQNHESES from the coding sequence GTGAACTTGCATATTTTCCAAGGTTTCGGGGAAGTGCTCATCGAAGTCAGCATGGCTCTCCTTCCTCTTGTCGTATTCTTTAGCGTATTTCAATTGTTCATGCTTAAATTGCCGAAAGAACGCGTGCTGCAAACCGGACTCGGCTTTATTTTGACATTTTTCGGATTGGCCTTTTTCCTGCAAGGCGTCCATATCGGCTTTATGCCCTTCGGGGAATTGATGGGGGCGGAACTTGGCGATTGGCAATATCGCTGGGCGATCATCCCGATCGGATTTGTGCTCGGCTTTGTGGCAACATTTGCCGAACCGGCTGTCCGCATCATGAACGAGGAAGTCGACCGCGAAACAGGCGGTTATATTTCCTCGCAGACCATGCTCTACACCTTATCGACAGGGGTCGGCTTATCCATCGCTTTATCGATGCTGCGGATTTTGACGGGCTGGTCGATCTGGTATTTCATCCTGCCGGGTTATATTCTCGCCCTTATTTTGATCTTTTTCTCCACACGCACATTCATCGCCATCGCCTTTGACTCAGGCGGCGTCGCTACCGGGCCAATGACCGTCACGTTCATCGTTTCTGTGGCAGTCGGCATCGCTTCTGTCACCGAAGGACGAGATCCGCTCGTCGATGGCTTTGGGATGATTGCGCTTGTGGCATTGACGCCGATTATTGCCGTGCTCGTTGTCGGCTTACTCTTTAATCGAAAGGCAGTGAATCAAAACCATGAATCTGAATCATAG
- a CDS encoding P-II family nitrogen regulator, translated as MIAIVKRGASRDVIAAAKEAGADGATVLYAEGIGRNEKPTFLGLPATHEKDVVFIAVDGEIEFAVAEAISHAAKLGKSGYGLGFTVHLSQLLGVPHLNDREDDRKKKRGVEKMPEPKDFQLIVTIVNSGDSGQVVKAAAKPALKAELS; from the coding sequence ATGATTGCCATTGTAAAACGCGGTGCTTCGAGGGATGTCATCGCAGCGGCAAAAGAAGCCGGCGCTGACGGCGCGACGGTGCTGTATGCGGAAGGAATCGGGAGAAACGAAAAGCCCACTTTCCTCGGGCTTCCTGCTACACACGAAAAAGATGTCGTCTTTATCGCTGTCGACGGCGAAATCGAATTTGCCGTCGCAGAAGCCATCAGCCATGCGGCGAAATTAGGCAAATCAGGTTACGGCCTCGGCTTCACCGTCCACCTCAGCCAATTGCTGGGGGTGCCCCATCTTAACGACCGTGAAGACGACCGAAAAAAGAAGCGAGGAGTGGAAAAGATGCCAGAACCGAAAGATTTTCAATTGATCGTCACCATCGTCAATTCCGGAGATTCCGGACAAGTCGTCAAGGCAGCCGCAAAGCCGGCGCTGAAGGCGGAACTATCCTAG
- a CDS encoding DUF1538 domain-containing protein, with amino-acid sequence MENVKSTFKEVASAILPVTIVVVLLQVLIIRLPLEALLQFLIGVVFVGTGFFLFLLGVNAGLLPIGELIGKKLPLTRKPWLIIGTGLVLGLAVTIAEPDVRVLANQIEDVSGGDISRNILILSVSVGLAIFVALAMVRTLFSIPIHYMLIGGYILVFLLSFFVPEAFIPISFDAGGVTTGPMAVPFILALGIGVASVLRSDKPSSGEGFGLIGLASIGPIIAVMILGVLYR; translated from the coding sequence ATGGAAAATGTCAAAAGTACGTTTAAGGAAGTCGCCTCTGCCATTCTGCCTGTCACGATTGTCGTCGTCTTGCTTCAAGTGCTGATCATCCGCCTGCCGCTCGAAGCGCTGCTGCAGTTTTTGATCGGGGTTGTTTTTGTAGGCACCGGCTTTTTCCTGTTCCTGCTGGGTGTCAATGCAGGGCTGCTTCCGATCGGGGAGTTGATCGGCAAGAAGCTGCCCTTGACCCGTAAGCCTTGGTTGATCATTGGGACGGGCCTGGTGCTTGGGCTCGCCGTCACGATTGCCGAACCGGATGTCCGTGTATTGGCCAATCAGATTGAGGACGTTTCAGGAGGGGATATTTCACGGAACATCCTTATTTTATCCGTTTCGGTAGGCTTGGCGATTTTTGTCGCCTTGGCGATGGTCCGGACGCTGTTCAGCATTCCGATCCACTATATGCTGATCGGAGGATATATCCTTGTCTTCCTTCTTTCGTTTTTTGTTCCTGAAGCATTCATCCCAATTTCTTTCGATGCCGGCGGGGTTACGACCGGCCCGATGGCAGTGCCCTTTATATTGGCGCTGGGCATCGGCGTCGCCTCCGTCCTGCGCTCCGATAAGCCAAGCAGCGGTGAAGGCTTCGGCTTGATCGGGCTTGCCTCGATCGGCCCTATCATCGCTGTCATGATCCTGGGGGTGCTGTACCGGTGA